One window of Amaranthus tricolor cultivar Red isolate AtriRed21 chromosome 11, ASM2621246v1, whole genome shotgun sequence genomic DNA carries:
- the LOC130826882 gene encoding dof zinc finger protein DOF2.4-like — protein MVFSSVPLYLDPPNWQHHPNNQQILQGSTSSGNHDQNQLLIPPPPAIPQQPHTQMGIGGGPSDGPLIRPNSMAERARQAKIPPPEAPLKCPRCESTNTKFCYFNNYSLTQPRHFCKACRRYWTRGGALRNVPVGGGCRRNKRSSSKSSSGGGGGSGGSSSKSCLTSPSTLLGGDRIPLHMDLVSTSSLGPTIPGLPSAGGGTGMSSFMASLQNIAQLGMGNLGLSFGGALRESPNPLAGLGGLNESRHHHHNNLEFPHLNPNNSTNTQVQYPNFLGGFEIPGSSSNHGMFTSSNFQNDHGISNDHDDQEQANDISKSCSSTMLSSQFAPIKMENDGQGLNLHKQFINNISSSDTNTVTGNQFWNGNTAVSTGTTMWTDLSGLNSSSTSHLL, from the exons ATGGTTTTCTCTTCTGTTCCACTCTATTTAGATCCTCCTAATTGGCAACAT CATCCTAATAATCAGCAAATTCTCCAAGGAAGTACTTCAAGTGGAAATCATGATCAAAATCAACTTCTTATTCCACCACCACCAGCAATACCTCAGCAACCTCATACCCAGATGGGTATTGGTGGAGGCCCATCAGACGGGCCTCTTATCCGCCCTAACTCGATGGCGGAGCGAGCCCGCCAAGCAAAGATTCCTCCACCTGAGGCACCACTAAAGTGCCCCAGGTGTGAGTCTACAAACACAAAGTTTTGCTACTTCAATAACTATAGCTTGACACAACCACGCCACTTTTGTAAGGCCTGTAGAAGGTATTGGACGCGAGGTGGGGCCCTTAGGAATGTTCCTGTTGGAGGAGGTTGCCGGAGGAATAAGAGATCTTCGAGTAAGTCATctagtggtggtggtggtggcagTGGTGGTTCTTCGTCTAAGTCCTGCTTAACCTCTCCTAGTACTTTACTAGGAGGGGACAGAATACCTCTTCACATGGACTTAGTCAGTACAAGTAGTCTCGGTCCCACGATCCCCGGGCTGCCTTCAGCAGGGGGTGGGACCGGGATGTCATCTTTCATGGCATCCTTACAAAATATAGCTCAATTAGGGATGGGAAATTTAGGTCTAAGTTTTGGTGGGGCCCTTAGAGAGTCTCCTAATCCTCTAGCAGGCTTAGGAGGCCTAAACGAAAGCCGCCACCATCATCATAATAACCTAGAGTTTCCTCATCTGAATCCCAATAATTCTACTAACACGCAAGTACAATACCCAAATTTCTTAGGGGGTTTTGAAATTCCGGGTTCTTCATCTAATCATGGTATGTTCACGTCATCTAATTTTCAAAATGATCATGGAATTAGCAATGATCATGATGATCAAGAACAAGCAAATGATATCTCAAAGAGCTGTTCATCAACAATGTTATCATCCCAATTTGCTCCaataaaaatggaaaatgatGGACAAGGGCTTAATTTACACAAGCAATTCATCAACAATATTTCATCATCAGATACTAACACTGTAACGGGTAACCAATTTTGGAATGGTAACACGGCTGTTTCTACTGGTACAACCATGTGGACTGATCTATCTGGCCTTAACTCCTCTTCTACTAGCCatcttttatga